The following are encoded in a window of Limibacter armeniacum genomic DNA:
- a CDS encoding DUF3467 domain-containing protein: protein MENEEKKLPENQINIELTEDVAEGVYANLAMIAHSNSEFVLDFIRMMPGVPKAKVKSRVILTPEHAKRLMHALQDNLQKYEQSFGPIKRTEDAPKFPMGFGGTMGEA from the coding sequence ATGGAGAACGAGGAAAAAAAATTACCTGAAAACCAAATCAATATAGAACTAACGGAAGATGTAGCGGAAGGGGTTTATGCTAATCTGGCGATGATTGCCCACTCCAACAGTGAGTTTGTGCTGGATTTTATCAGAATGATGCCAGGTGTTCCAAAAGCGAAAGTAAAATCAAGAGTCATCCTGACTCCTGAACACGCTAAAAGGCTGATGCATGCCTTACAGGACAACCTTCAGAAATATGAGCAAAGTTTTGGACCGATTAAAAGAACAGAAGATGCCCCAAAATTCCCAATGGGATTCGGAGGTACAATGGGTGAAGCTTAA
- a CDS encoding alpha/beta hydrolase — protein MDFNFSWETKDKVVLEGKGWMPDNQQPKAIICMVHGFGEHIGRYEHVAKFFNTHGYGFIGYDLRGHGKSGGKRGVVPSYDSLMENITEFLALVHSKFEGIPIILYGHSMGGNLVTVYTLRERPSIVKAVIVTSPWLRLTNTPAKPVVMVGKVIGNLLPSFTLPTKLVPEDLSSDLTVGRKYQDDPLVHGKISSMLFSGVNDAGQWALLNANLLKHPLLLMHGNADNITSHKASEEFIRNAPSDLVTYKSWNGMRHELHNEMVKDKVLEEELQFIQLHLN, from the coding sequence ATGGATTTCAATTTCAGTTGGGAAACCAAAGACAAAGTTGTATTGGAAGGCAAGGGATGGATGCCTGACAACCAACAACCGAAAGCCATTATCTGTATGGTACATGGATTTGGCGAACACATTGGTCGTTATGAACATGTTGCAAAATTCTTCAACACACATGGGTACGGTTTTATCGGATACGACCTACGTGGTCATGGCAAATCAGGAGGCAAACGGGGTGTCGTACCGAGCTATGACTCCCTAATGGAAAACATCACTGAATTCCTAGCACTGGTTCACAGTAAGTTTGAAGGTATTCCTATTATCCTATATGGACATAGCATGGGCGGAAATCTGGTAACTGTCTACACCCTTCGTGAACGTCCATCCATTGTAAAAGCTGTCATTGTTACGAGTCCTTGGTTACGATTGACCAATACACCAGCCAAGCCTGTGGTCATGGTCGGAAAAGTGATTGGTAACTTACTCCCATCCTTCACCCTTCCAACCAAGTTGGTTCCTGAAGACCTTTCCTCTGACCTAACCGTTGGCAGAAAATACCAGGATGACCCACTTGTTCATGGAAAAATCAGTTCAATGCTTTTCTCAGGAGTCAATGACGCTGGACAATGGGCGCTACTTAATGCAAACCTATTAAAACACCCACTATTGCTTATGCATGGCAACGCTGACAATATCACTTCTCACAAAGCAAGTGAAGAGTTTATCAGAAATGCTCCTTCTGACCTTGTCACATACAAAAGCTGGAACGGTATGCGCCATGAGCTACACAATGAAATGGTTAAAGACAAAGTCTTGGAAGAAGAACTTCAGTTTATACAACTACACCTCAATTAA
- a CDS encoding mechanosensitive ion channel family protein: protein MNLSLQEFLNYPLFEFQGKSFTPFQLVIIALLVVFFKFVGRIVYGRVERFMHMQSGIDIRRAGNLLQVMKYLSYVVLVILVLQILDLDVSLFLAGSAALLVGVGLGLQQVFYDLAAGLFILFEGQVNNGDVVEIDGLVGRVQKIGFRTSLVVTKDEIVIIIPNSKFITDNVVNWSEGNNSTRFKIKVGVAYGSDLKLVRDTLLQCAYEHKSVTKHLEPVVIFSDFGNSSLDFELYFWSEDVWRMEVISSELRFRIDELFRERGVVVPFPQQDLHIVSSSVPLS, encoded by the coding sequence ATGAATTTGTCGCTTCAGGAGTTTCTGAACTACCCATTATTTGAATTTCAGGGAAAATCCTTTACCCCATTTCAGTTAGTTATTATAGCGCTGTTAGTTGTATTTTTCAAATTTGTGGGGAGAATTGTTTATGGTAGAGTTGAACGCTTTATGCATATGCAATCTGGTATTGACATTCGAAGAGCAGGGAACTTATTGCAGGTAATGAAGTACCTCTCTTATGTGGTGTTGGTCATATTGGTGCTGCAAATCCTAGACCTCGATGTAAGTCTATTTCTGGCAGGTTCGGCAGCCTTGTTGGTAGGTGTTGGGTTAGGGTTGCAACAGGTGTTTTATGATTTGGCAGCAGGACTATTTATTCTTTTTGAAGGTCAGGTGAATAATGGGGATGTTGTTGAGATAGATGGACTTGTAGGTAGGGTGCAGAAGATAGGTTTCAGAACATCATTGGTAGTGACAAAGGATGAGATTGTAATCATTATTCCTAACTCAAAATTTATTACTGACAATGTCGTGAACTGGTCAGAAGGAAATAACTCTACCCGATTTAAGATCAAAGTAGGGGTGGCGTACGGATCAGATCTCAAGTTGGTAAGAGATACGTTGTTGCAGTGTGCTTATGAGCATAAGTCTGTTACAAAGCATTTGGAGCCTGTAGTGATCTTTTCTGACTTTGGAAATTCTTCCTTGGATTTTGAGCTGTATTTCTGGTCAGAGGATGTTTGGAGAATGGAAGTGATCAGTAGTGAGTTAAGGTTTCGGATCGATGAATTGTTTAGGGAAAGGGGAGTTGTAGTGCCATTCCCACAGCAGGATTTACATATAGTAAGCAGTTCAGTGCCTTTGAGCTGA
- a CDS encoding DUF1987 domain-containing protein → MEALLIEQKEFIPLIDFNTDSDILSISGQSYHEYTTEFFQPVFKWLREYLSTPNREVTLNFKMTYFNTASSKCFYHIIEMLYEYDISGEGKAIVNWYYPINDEDMMETGEDYKFDSEWENITLIPY, encoded by the coding sequence ATGGAAGCATTGCTGATCGAACAAAAAGAGTTTATCCCACTAATCGACTTTAATACTGACTCAGACATTTTATCTATTTCTGGACAATCTTATCACGAATACACTACAGAGTTTTTCCAGCCGGTCTTTAAATGGCTTAGAGAGTACCTTTCCACTCCTAATCGGGAAGTTACGCTCAACTTTAAGATGACATACTTCAATACAGCCTCTTCAAAGTGTTTTTACCACATTATTGAGATGCTGTATGAATATGACATTTCAGGAGAAGGGAAGGCTATTGTCAACTGGTATTATCCAATCAACGATGAGGATATGATGGAAACTGGAGAGGACTACAAGTTTGACTCTGAATGGGAAAACATCACGCTTATCCCTTATTAG